From one Cyprinus carpio isolate SPL01 chromosome B3, ASM1834038v1, whole genome shotgun sequence genomic stretch:
- the pdgfbb gene encoding uncharacterized protein pdgfbb, which yields MRSRIPLLLAVLAAACLRFGRSEADPLPAAVVELVKSGSVSSFQDLQFLLFSESIEFEPDSQHDNDTSNRLPRSLLDAQPAQQAICKVRTEVIEVTRSMLDRSNANFLLWPPCVEVQRCSGCCNTKSLQCVPVLTHTRYLQVMKIQYVNKQPLYDKAVVSVLDHVECRCQPAPRPAQRRKSSGHKQEGRERSGKPRPKDELHRRDELKHNQRISLEDLLSHSWLPKERFSEPGFGRDGWALNETQYRGGKGHHRHPGDGRRHGKMNDTATTAPLPNHTEQEETDLSLRNITQLQSLSNANQSITNQTSDFTMTALELTNQTFMQQSNLTQENEQLQTTNQTDQLAFNATGAANQNQGDVFVSVEESGQKVRGETMSIEVKEEEREQRQMDKKAKEEEMEELLLMHKILDEEKHKHLLKVQQKNIQPDEKLQQLHHKQHTYTTTQRTGTTSPPVQLPPHKPPRPPPHPPKRRRKQRNRISKSAMRALLM from the exons ATGAGATCGCGGATCCCGCTTCTTCTCGCGGTACTTGCGGCGGCGTGTCTGCGGTTTGGCAGGTCGGAG GCTGATCCTCTCCCAGCCGCTGTGGTTGAGTTGGTGAAGAGTGGATCTGTGTCTTCTTTTCAGGACCTACAGTTTTTGCTGTTCTCTGAATCTATAG agttTGAGCCGGACAGTCAGCATGACAATGACACCAGCAACCGTCTGCCACGCAGTCTTCTGG ACGCTCAGCCGGCTCAGCAAGCTATCTGTAAGGTCAGGACCGAGGTCATCGAGGTCACACGCTCCATGTTGGATCGTAGCAATGCAAATTTCCTGTTGTGGCCCCCGTGTGTGGAGGTGCAGAGGTGTTCGGGCTGCTGTAACACCAAGAGCCTGCAGTGTGTGcctgtactcacacacacacgatacctacag GTGATGAAGATACAGTATGTGAACAAGCAGCCACTCTACGATAAGGCTGTCGTCTCTGTTCTCGACCACGTAGAGTGCCGCTGTCAGCCGGCTCCTCGGCCCGCTCAGCGCCGGAAATCATCTGGCCACAAACAAGAAGGGCGGGAACGCTCTGGGAAACCTCGACCCAAAGATGAGCTCCATCGCAGGGATGAACTCAAACACAACCAGAGGATAAGCCTGGAGGACCTGCTCAGCCACAGCTGGCTGCCCAAAGAGAGGTTCTCTGAGCCAGGATTCGGCCGGGACGGCTGGGCTCTGAATGAGACGCAGTACAGAGGGGGCAAAGGTCATCACCGTCACCCTGGGGATGGAAGGAGACACGGCAAAATGAATGACACAGCAACGACAGCTCCACTGCCGAATCACACCGAGCAGGAAGAAACTGACTTGTCATTGCGCAACATTACGCAATTACAATCGCTGAGTAATGCTAACCAAAGTATAACCAATCAAACATCTGATTTTACAATGACTGCATTGGAATTGACCAATCAGACTTTTATGCAACAGTCAAATCTAACGCAAGAAAACGAACAATTGCAAACAACCAATCAGACAGACCAACTCGCCTTTAATGCCACAggagcagccaatcagaatcagggagatgtgtttgtgtctgtagaGGAGAGCGGTCAGAAGGTAAGAGGTGAGACTATGAGCATAGAGGTGAAGGAGGAGGAGCGAGAGCAGAGACAAATGGACAAAAAGGCTAAGGAGGAGGAAATGGAAGAGCTGCTGCTAATGCACAAAATCCTGgatgaagaaaaacacaaacatctcCTCAAAGTACAACAGAAGAATATACAGCCAGACGAGAAACTACAGCAGCTCCATCACAAGCAACACACTTACACAACCACACAACGGACag GAACTACATCTCCTCCTGTGCAACTCCCTCCACACAAACCCCCCAGACCACCTCCTCACCCCCCGAAAAGGAGAAGAAAACAGCGCAATCGCATCAGTAAATCTGCCATGAGAGCCCTGCTCATGTAA